The genomic stretch GCCGAACATGGGCGGCGTGGAGCTCGCCGGGCAGGTGCGCGCCATGCGGCCCGGGACGAAGGTGCTCTTCATGTCGGGGTACGCCGAGGAGGAGACGTCCTCGATCGGGGCCCCCCTCATCCAGAAACCGTTCACGCCCCACGCGCTGGCGGCCAAATTGCGGGAGATCCTCGACGCGCCGCCGTAGCGTCAACCGTTCCCGGCCCCCTCGAACTGCAGCGCGTGCAGCCGCCGGTAGATTCCTCCCAGTGCCAGCAGCTCCCCGTGGGTTCCGGACTCCCGGACCTTCCCCTTGTGCATCACGAGGATCCGGTCCGCGGAGAGGACGGTCGATAGCCGGTGGGCCACCACCAGGGCGGTCCGCCCGGGGAGGATCTCCGCCAGGGCCCCCTGGATCCGGTGTTCCGTTACGGGGTCC from Deltaproteobacteria bacterium encodes the following:
- a CDS encoding response regulator translates to MGKEETILLVEDSATVLALVRAFLQNEGYDVLSAGSGKEAVRICREFAGRIALVLTDMIMPNMGGVELAGQVRAMRPGTKVLFMSGYAEEETSSIGAPLIQKPFTPHALAAKLREILDAPP